One segment of Ziziphus jujuba cultivar Dongzao chromosome 12, ASM3175591v1 DNA contains the following:
- the LOC107428663 gene encoding probable inactive poly [ADP-ribose] polymerase SRO2 isoform X2 yields the protein MDQIDYREDQISIIVDDDEILHSGSENDEVNSNGSDRNGVFARYGMVSVEEGSMEHEVVKRSFLYGMGLASKDTNIVDINKINLNSGLTRQAKAKSFRIFSQAVAEKCGGDANIKHAWYGASRDEIFGIVSHGFSSCGRPGKQDSHGVGVELFPAKFSIDGALSSVADESGVRHILLCRVIMGKSEVIHPGSKQFHPSSNEFDSGVDNLLSPRKYIIWNAFMNSHIFPEFVISFKSPCLKEFQRKQAANILKPSSPWMSFPTLISILSKFLHPTKMTQIVKCHNDFRANKIRRPQLIQKVRTIAGDKLLVAVIKSYRNKA from the exons ATGGACCAGATTGATTACAGAGAAGACCAAATATCCATTATCGTTGATGATGACGAAATTTTGCATTCTGGGTCTGAAAACGATGAGGTTAACTCCAATGGGTCGGATCGGAATGGGGTTTTTGCTCGGTATGGTATGGTTAGCGTAGAAGAAGGGAGTATGGAGCATGAAGTAGTTAAGAGAAGCTTTCTTTATGGTATGGGATTGGCTTCCAAGGACACCAATATTGTGGATATTAATAAGATCAATCTGAATTCTGGTTTAACTAGGCAAGCCAAGGCCAAATCGTTTCGGATTTTCTCGCAGGCGGTTGCTGAAAAATGTGGAGGGGATGCGAATATCAAGCATGCTTGGTATGGTGCTTCGAGGGATGAGATTTTTGGGATTGTATCACATGGGTTTAGTTCGTGTGGAAGACCTGGAAAACAGGATTCGCATGGTGTCGGTGTCGAATTGTTTCCGGCTAAGTTTTCCATCGATGG tgCATTGTCCTCTGTTGCCGATGAAAGTGGGGTGAGGCATATATTACTATGCCGTGTCATAATGGGGAAATCGGAAGTTATTCATCCAGGTTCAAAGCAATTTCATCCAAGTTCCAATGAGTTCGACTCTGGTGTTGACAATCTCTTGTCCCCTAGGAAATATATCATATGGAATGCTTTCATGAATTCTCATATTTTCCCTGAATTTGTCATAAGTTTCAAATCGCCTTGCTTAAAGG AGTTTCAAAGAAAGCAGGCGGCAAATATATTAAAACCCTCATCTCCATGGATGAGTTTCCCAACTTTGATTTCCATACTCTCAAAGTTTTTGCATCCTACAAAAATGACCCAGATTGTCAAATGCCACAATGATTTCCGG GCAAATAAGATTAGGAGGCCACAGCTAATTCAGAAAGTGAGGACCATAGCTGGAGACAAGTTGTTAGTTGCTGTAATTAAATCCTATAGAAACAAAGCGTGA
- the LOC107428663 gene encoding probable inactive poly [ADP-ribose] polymerase SRO2 isoform X1: MDQIDYREDQISIIVDDDEILHSGSENDEVNSNGSDRNGVFARYGMVSVEEGSMEHEVVKRSFLYGMGLASKDTNIVDINKINLNSGLTRQAKAKSFRIFSQAVAEKCGGDANIKHAWYGASRDEIFGIVSHGFSSCGRPGKQDSHGVGVELFPAKFSIDGSALSSVADESGVRHILLCRVIMGKSEVIHPGSKQFHPSSNEFDSGVDNLLSPRKYIIWNAFMNSHIFPEFVISFKSPCLKEFQRKQAANILKPSSPWMSFPTLISILSKFLHPTKMTQIVKCHNDFRANKIRRPQLIQKVRTIAGDKLLVAVIKSYRNKA, translated from the exons ATGGACCAGATTGATTACAGAGAAGACCAAATATCCATTATCGTTGATGATGACGAAATTTTGCATTCTGGGTCTGAAAACGATGAGGTTAACTCCAATGGGTCGGATCGGAATGGGGTTTTTGCTCGGTATGGTATGGTTAGCGTAGAAGAAGGGAGTATGGAGCATGAAGTAGTTAAGAGAAGCTTTCTTTATGGTATGGGATTGGCTTCCAAGGACACCAATATTGTGGATATTAATAAGATCAATCTGAATTCTGGTTTAACTAGGCAAGCCAAGGCCAAATCGTTTCGGATTTTCTCGCAGGCGGTTGCTGAAAAATGTGGAGGGGATGCGAATATCAAGCATGCTTGGTATGGTGCTTCGAGGGATGAGATTTTTGGGATTGTATCACATGGGTTTAGTTCGTGTGGAAGACCTGGAAAACAGGATTCGCATGGTGTCGGTGTCGAATTGTTTCCGGCTAAGTTTTCCATCGATGG cagtgCATTGTCCTCTGTTGCCGATGAAAGTGGGGTGAGGCATATATTACTATGCCGTGTCATAATGGGGAAATCGGAAGTTATTCATCCAGGTTCAAAGCAATTTCATCCAAGTTCCAATGAGTTCGACTCTGGTGTTGACAATCTCTTGTCCCCTAGGAAATATATCATATGGAATGCTTTCATGAATTCTCATATTTTCCCTGAATTTGTCATAAGTTTCAAATCGCCTTGCTTAAAGG AGTTTCAAAGAAAGCAGGCGGCAAATATATTAAAACCCTCATCTCCATGGATGAGTTTCCCAACTTTGATTTCCATACTCTCAAAGTTTTTGCATCCTACAAAAATGACCCAGATTGTCAAATGCCACAATGATTTCCGG GCAAATAAGATTAGGAGGCCACAGCTAATTCAGAAAGTGAGGACCATAGCTGGAGACAAGTTGTTAGTTGCTGTAATTAAATCCTATAGAAACAAAGCGTGA